Part of the Tolypothrix sp. PCC 7910 genome, ATACCCTAGCCCATTGTAGATAGGAGCAACAGCTTCTTCTCCTTCTTCTTCCGCTGCTTTGAGGGCTTTTTGGAAAAGAGCGATCGCTTGGGAGTAGACTTTCTTTTGAGAATAAATACTCCCTAACTCGTAATATTCTTGAGTAGTACCTTTATCTTTACTCAACTTGTTTTTTAAGCGAGACAAGGAACTTTCAATCTTACGAGTTTTGAAAATTTGCTGGAAAACACTCACGACGGCAAATGTGAGTATAACTACGAAAATCGCGAGATAAACAACCGCTAGACTGTTATCCATTGTCTTGAAATACGAGATTATAAAGAGTCTTCTTATTTATTATCAGCTGCAAGGGGACTGGGATTGGGGATTGGGGATTGGGGACTAGGGATTGGGGAACTCGGGGCCCCCTCTGGGGATAAGGGGTAATGGGGATTGGGGACTGGGGAAGAAAATCTGATTACCAATTACCAATTACCCATTACCCAATGACAAATGACAAATGACAAAATTATGGTAACCCCCAATATTGAGCGCGTTGCTTGAGCCAACCTTCGTCTATATAACGTGCGATCGCGCCATTTACCTGTAGTCTTAAATCATCGTATTGCAAGCCTTTGGGCATGACTACAGATAAAGGTGCTGTAGATAGTTTGGTTGGCAGTAATCGATACTGGGGATATTGTTGCACCCAACCACTCAAAACGCTAGCATCGGCGGCAAAGGCTGTTACAGCATTGCTTTCTATTTTTTCTCTCGCTTCTTCATAGGACTTTACTCCTACTAACTCAACATTCGGTACATAGTACCTAACATCGGCAATTGTCGTGGAGTTATTGAGTACAGCGACTTTGCTTTTTGCTAAATCATTGATTCTCTGTATTTCAGTATCCTTTACTACTATATAACTACCATCAAAGTAGTAAGGAACACTGAAACTTACTAAGCGAGAACGTGACTCTGTTGCTGTTACCCGCGCAATGGCAAAGTCAACTTGATTGTTAAATACTACAGATAAGCGATCGCGATTGGCTACTGGTTGTAACTTCACAGCGTTTGCTTTACCTAGCAAGTCACTTGCCAAACGCTGTGCTAAGTCAATTTCCAAGCCTTGCAAATTACCCTTAGTATCTCTAAATCCCAAGGGACGCAAGTTATCTTTGACAGCAATAGTGAAATAGCCTCGCCGCTGAATTTCCGGCATTTGGGCGGCGGATGCAATTGGTACTGTCCCCAAAAAGCAAAAACAAACAATTAATAAAAAGGATAAAGAGTAAAGGATAAAGGATGAAAACCAGTATTGCTGCAAGACACGCATTCTGTGTAGTACGGTGTCTTTGTCCCAGCCCCCCAATTTATTGGGGTATACTTCAGCCTTCATACTTTATACTTCATCCTTAATCCTTTATGCTTTAGCTTGGCTAGCAGCTAATTCAGCAATTTTGCCAAAGCTAGCTGGATCGACAACTGCTAATTGTGCCAACATTTTGCGATTGAGTTGGATATCGGCTTTTTTGAGATTGCCGATGAGCTTGCTATAGCTTAAACCATGTACCCTTGCAGCAGCGTTAATGCGGGCGATCCAAAGGCGACGGAAATCGCGCTTTTTCTTTTTGCGATCGCGATAAGCACTCCGCAGTGCTTTCATTACCTGTTGATTAGCGGTTCTAAACAGAGTTGAGTGGGAACCGCGAAAACCTTTAGCTATTTTGAGAATTTTATTGCGGCGTTTACGAGCTACGTTACCGCGTTTTACCCGTGTCATAACTTAATTTTCCTGAAGGACTTACAAATAGGGGAGCATCAAACGTACATTATCTTCGTCACGTTCATGTACAAGTCCAGACTTGGACATACTACGCTTCTTATCTGAACTTTTATGCTCTAGAAGGTGGTTTTTATAAGCTTTGCGACGAACGATTTTACCTGTACCGGTGGCACGGAATCGCTTTGCCGCTGCTTTACGAGTCTTGAGTTTAGGCATGGTTTGGCTTTGATCGACACAATCTATCATTATATACTAAGCCAATCAGATTGCATGACCAAAAAATCACCCCAGAATGCGAATAGATCTGCCATTGGCAGATCTATATAGTTTATACAGGTAAAGCCTGCGATAGTTTTAAGGGCGGTAATACTTGTTGGTTACTAGAAGAAGGACAAGAAAAAACTTTAACCCTTTTCAATTAACCTTTACTCAAAACCAAGGCACCAGTTCAAAACACTATTCATTCTAGTCTTAATCTTGTTTGGATATTTCCCCTTATCTTTTATTTATATTTAATTGCATAATCTGCTCTATCTAATAGAATTTGTAACGGGCTGAACCATTGGGATCGTACCAATAATCAGCTATAGAATTGGTTGTATATGAAGATGAATTCCATTGTTCACCAACTAGAACATACTCTGTTATTTTAAATGTTCCATCCTCTTGTGTTTCAATTTCACATTCATTTCCTGCTGGGTTATACCAGCCGCAACCACCTACGCAACTTGCAAGTTCTTCATCACTTAATTCTGCAATTAAAGAGTCTATTTCTCTGACATTTTCTGCTATTTCTTTCATGTTCGCTCAACATCAATCAACTTTAAATACATTCTCTACTTAAATAGACGGAATGTAAAGATTGCGATTTCACTAATATTTAGTAAAGCAGGGAATAATATTACTTAGAATAGGGATGATAATTTTATAAAAAATTTTATTTACATCATAAAATTTTCATAAATAACAAGTAATACTACTATAACTTTCATTTATTTTTTGGATAAGTATGAGTACTGAAAAACGTAATATCTACCTAAAGTGCTTGATATATAATGTTTTTGAGTTTATAGAAAAGCTAAAAAATATAAATAACGATGGTTTGGGGAAATGAATTATATCCTCAATTAATTTAATTAAGTATCTCAGTAATATTACTAACCTATTCATTAGGATACATATTCAAGTTCACAAAAACCTT contains:
- the rpmI gene encoding 50S ribosomal protein L35; protein product: MPKLKTRKAAAKRFRATGTGKIVRRKAYKNHLLEHKSSDKKRSMSKSGLVHERDEDNVRLMLPYL
- a CDS encoding transporter substrate-binding domain-containing protein, translating into MKAEVYPNKLGGWDKDTVLHRMRVLQQYWFSSFILYSLSFLLIVCFCFLGTVPIASAAQMPEIQRRGYFTIAVKDNLRPLGFRDTKGNLQGLEIDLAQRLASDLLGKANAVKLQPVANRDRLSVVFNNQVDFAIARVTATESRSRLVSFSVPYYFDGSYIVVKDTEIQRINDLAKSKVAVLNNSTTIADVRYYVPNVELVGVKSYEEAREKIESNAVTAFAADASVLSGWVQQYPQYRLLPTKLSTAPLSVVMPKGLQYDDLRLQVNGAIARYIDEGWLKQRAQYWGLP
- the rplT gene encoding 50S ribosomal protein L20 — translated: MTRVKRGNVARKRRNKILKIAKGFRGSHSTLFRTANQQVMKALRSAYRDRKKKKRDFRRLWIARINAAARVHGLSYSKLIGNLKKADIQLNRKMLAQLAVVDPASFGKIAELAASQAKA
- a CDS encoding tetratricopeptide repeat protein; its protein translation is MDNSLAVVYLAIFVVILTFAVVSVFQQIFKTRKIESSLSRLKNKLSKDKGTTQEYYELGSIYSQKKVYSQAIALFQKALKAAEEEGEEAVAPIYNGLGYAYFAQEQYDLAIRQYKEALKLKPDYVTALNNLAHAYEQKKLTTQALQTYEEALKFAPNNSTAKRRAESLRRLVSA